The genomic stretch CATCAGCTGCTGACACCTACTTTGCCACTTATGGGATGGGGTAGGGTGGGAACCAGATCGGCCTATTAGAATAATGCCCCAAAATAGGCTCCGAGCAAGATCCTGGGAGATTTACTGATGAAAAGGCACTGGGCCTGCCAGGCTTGGGCTTTCTGACAGCTCTATCGGCCACTGCATTAAGGGAACTTGCCTGAAGccacagggagggtgggagggagggtggtggtggggtggggagctgggacCAGGACCTGGTGCGCCACAACCAGGGCTCTCAGAAATCCTCTTTCCCGCCCCTCCTTTTTCTGAGTTATTAACACAGTACCAGCAACTGCTTTCTGAAAGCTGGTTAATACTGGATACTTCACGTAATCTCTGAcctaatctctcctttttcacctGTTACATGGGAATAATAGGCCTGCTGGAATGTTCCCACCAAGTCTCCCCAGGACCTTGGAAGACCAGCCACCAGCTCAGGCCATCACTCCTCCTCTGCCGGACGAGAGCTTTCTCCTTGGGCTCGAGCGTCCCCTCCCCTCCATGGAAACACAACACCTTTCCTGCCGTCCGGACCAGCCAGGACTAGGTTCTACCCCATGTAATGCAGCAACCTCTCTGCACAGAGGCCAAGCCCCAGGTCTCTCCAAAACACTTTCACCAAGTTCCATCAGCTCCCCTTTTCTCATCTGGTAAATGGCGACATAATTTCCACCTCACAGAACCATGGGGGAGAGTAAATAAGACAACATACCAAGACACTGCCACCTGGCCCACAGCAGGCTCAGCAAATGGTGACTCCTcttccagggagggaggggtgaccCCAGAACTCACGTCTTGGACTCCTCAAGCAGTGTTTTCTACTACAAAGCATGAATGTCCTGGCTTTCCCTTAGGACTGTCTTTGTACCAATTTTGGGGGCTAGTGTGGTAACATCCAGGGAGTGGGAGGTCAGGGACAGTTGTGAGGTGTGTCCCAAGGCCCCCACTGTAGGTCTCTGTGGCTAATACCCCAGCTGTCCAGAATTTCAGCAGCCAGAGGGTTTTTTCCACACCCAATCCTGTAGTGTCTCCTGGGCCTGAAGGAATGTCTCCTGCAGTCAGGGTGAAATCCAAACCCCTCCCACGTTCCAACAAAGCCCTGCCCCATCAACTGGACCCCTGTCAACCTCTATAACTCACCCCTGCACTCACCCTCTGGCTCTCTACACCAACTACACGTCTCCTTTCTGATCCTCAACTATGCCAATcactcccaccacagggcctttgcactggctgttctcaCTACCTGGAATCCTCATCACCCCACTTTTAGAAAGGCCTCAACTCCAGCCTCCAAGAGGCTTTCCCTGACTGCCTTATCTCACGCCTGCCCCCACTCCACAAACACCTTGTTGTTCCctttttccctctttattttcCCATAGCACTTACCATGATCTGAAATACTCATGTGAATTCACTGTCTCCCCTATGTCTGCTTGAAGACCCCTGAgttcccagtgcctggcagagagtaggcactcaataaatacctaCTGAATAAATACTGAAAGAGTGAAATAAATGTCATTACCCCTaccttgcagatgaggaaatcgagCCACAGAGAAGCTAAGAAGCTGGCCCCAGGCCATGTGTTCATTAAGTGACAGATTGAAACCAGAATCCATGCTCTaagccagcggtccccaacctttttggcaccagggaccggtttcatggaagacaatttttccacagacgggggtgggggtggtgatggatcaggcagtaatgcgagcaatggggagccgcAGATGAAGTGACGAAGCTtcgaagcttcgctcgcttgcccaccgcccacctcctgctgtgcagcctggttcctaacaggccgtccgtggcccaggggttggggacccctgctctaagcCCCACAGCTTGAGGCTCCCCAGAGGCACAGACTCCCATGGGAATCATGGCTGTAAAGAAAGGCTGATGAGCGCCGGGGCAGAGGGCAGTTTCAAGATTACACGACCTGACCAGGGGCTGCTTTTCCCAGCAGGACTTTGCCAAAGCtagaaagagaaactgaaaaactgAGCCCCAAGGGCCAAGATCTTGACTCCCCCCAGCTGCTGGCTAAGCCCCTCACTTCTGGGGCAGCCAGGGCTgctgagggtgggggtggggggaggagaaccAGCCAAGAGGTCTGGCTGTGACCCAGCAAGCTGTGGACATAGGGCTGACACAACTGCCCTGTGACAAgaagtcacttgtgctaagcacTTTCTCTGTACCTGGCCCTTTGCTTTGGGCTTTGCTTCCATGCTGCTCTGTGAGGCACAAAACCTCCAAAGCTCATTTTGCAGCTGGGgcaaatgaggcccagagagggcaagttgCTTGCCTATGGTCTCCATAGCTGTGGAGCCCTGAGCTTCCTGCGACTCTACTGCCGGTCCTCCAGGGAGAACAGCCCAGGACACAAATGCTTGTCAAtcagtgtatttctttttcccttttgtatCTGGATTCGGTTTCGTTTTGAACTCAGGACTTCAGAAAATGAAACCAAAGCTGTAGTAACTGTCACTATTGGTGGTGAGGAGAGCCCATGTGTGCTTGGCAACTTGTGCCTGCCTCACTATGGCTTGCACAACCAGGATCTGCTCAGGGTAGAGGATGAGGCCCACTGTACAGGcaaggaaaccaagactcagaaCAGCCCAAAGCCACAAAGTGGGAGACAGAGGCTTGGCTGGCAAGACCCGGGGCCTCCACAAGCTTATAAAGAGGAAAGTCGGCAGAACGGTCCTCACTCCTCCCCAAGCAGGCTCAGGTTGCAAATGAATCTGATTTCTTTGGCATCTACTGTTTTTCCAGAAGACAGACTGGGATTCGAGATCACCAGGAATCTGGTTagggtgtgggtgtggggggaGAAGGTGGAGAGGGAGTTTACAGCACAGTAGACAAGCGCTAAAGCTTTGGGGTCTGACACCCTGGGTATGAAGCTCCGCCCTGCCCCTTCTGAGTTGTGTGCCCCTGGGCAAGTGACTCCCCccccctcagtttccctatctgtaaaatgggcagatTGGATTGTTGTGTCAATCCAATGGTCTAAGGACTGTAAAGCATTTATCACTCAGTCAGTTTAGGCCAGTACACCACAGGTATCAGTAAATGAAATGGAGGGGGCTCCAGGGCGATGGGTGGGCATGTGGCAGCAAGTAGGGGGCCGAGAGGAGGAGACCCCGGTGCCCGGGAAAAAGAGGTTGCTCTCCCAAGTGGCCATCCGGTCTGtcaatggggggtgggggggcatatGGGCCATCAGCTATTTATaaatctccctctgcccagaGGCCTGCCGAGGAGACATGCTGGCAGGAAGACAAGTCATGCAGGAGCCAGCCCAGCCTGGctgccttctctgagccttgacCACCCGCCTCCAGCTCAAGTGAGAAGGAGGTCCTATGCCTCCCCACTGCCAGCACCCAGGGGCCTGGTTTACCTCCTACTCCACCCATGCCTTCTATGGCCTGCTTTCCTTGGGCTAGAACTTCTGAAATGAAGCCACGTGTCTGCAGGCTCCATTTTGCTGTCACAGCCACTGACAGCCGCTGATAAACAATAGCAGCAACAgcaaacacctactgaacgcttaTTATACACCAGGGACTGGTCTAAGCATTTGACCCATAatcactcatttaatccccacgcTAGGAGGGAGATGTTATTACCTccttcatagatgaagaaaccaggCAAGGAAGTTAACTGCATGTTCAAGGTCACAAGAACAGAGAGTTGCAAAATTGGAGTTGGAAACCAGATAGATTGGGTCCAAAGTCCAATACTTTATATTGTCACCTACCACAGGGCAGCCCCCCGCAGGTGCTCCAGAATGACCACAGCACCTGACCACTGACACATGTATGGCTCTGCATCTTCTCACTCCCTTGCACACAAGTGCATGAGCGCTCtctctctaacacacacacacacacacacacacacacacaccccaagacAACCACATCAATGACCAACACCAGCTGTTGCCAACACGAATTAACGCAGACAATGGGGTCCTAAGCAAGGCTGGTTCTGGGCCACCCCTTTGAAACACGGGGGTCCTGGGATCTACCTAGGGCCAGGGAAGGAAATCGCCAGGAAGGCGGGCAGGAGGACCTGGCTCCAGCCAGGGCTCCGAGCAGAGGAGCTAGCTGGGCTGCAGCCTGAGAGCTGCCGGTAGAGGGCAGTGTGTGCCAGCGTGAGGCCAGTCCCTGCCAAGCCTGGCGTCTTCCCCGGGACCCCTCCCAGACTGTGAGACAGGCTACCCACCAGCCCCCAAGctcatttgttctttctttcattcaaaaatacATGTACCAGCCAGGCACCTACTCCGTGCCTTTCCACGACAGAGAGCATCACACACAAATGTACAAATCGTAGCTGGTACCCCATCATTCCAAGGCGGAGGTGtgagtgtggggaggggcagatggGAGCAGTGCGGGGGAATCTGTAAAGTAGAAGTcgggggagaggaggggctgaCCAGGAAAACTCAAAGTAGGTTTTTGGAATTATCACATCTGAAAACGAACTATCTTTTCACTGGGCTCCCAAGTGCATTTAGGGGTGTCCAGATGCGCCTTCCTCTCCCCAAAATAAAAGCGAGGAGGGCGTGCCTCGTTTGGAGCTCCCCCTCTGCCAaccactgggcctcagtttctccagctgTCGTGCAGTAGAGAGGGCTGGCCAAGGCCGTCGGTACCTTGCCAGGCCTCAACCGGTTTCCGAGGAACTGGGCTCGCAGCCGAGGCACCCCTCCCGCACCGCCAAAGGGTTCCTCCGAAGCCTGTGGTCAGGCCGCCGCTTCCTGGGAAGCCCACGCCAAGACCAGGGACAGCGACAGGCAGGGAAGGGTGCGGAGGCGGCCATCCAGAGGCTCCGAGACTACGTGGGCAGGGCAGTGGAGGGAGCAGTCCCGAGGGGTCCGAGGTGGGACCCCAGGGTCGGGTGGAGGTGTCTGGCTCCGGAGTAGAGGACACAGCTCTACCAGAGATGGGTGCTGAGACACCTGGAGGGGAAGAGGGGTGTGTCACGGTTAGTCCAGAGTATCCTAAAGGGCTTGCCTGCAGAAATCTGCGACCGAAGGTACGTGGGGGCAAAGTAGGGCCGCCAGTTCCGAAGGGGGCGTCTGAGAAGTGCCCAGGAGGTTGAGAGGTGGTGCTAGAGACCttgacggggggggggggtcctagGACAGATGCGAGGCTAGGTCAGGGCGGGGGGCTTCCCCGGGTAGGGCTCCCTGATTCGTGGAAAAGGTCGAGCCGGCCTGGCCTCCGCGGCGCGCAGAAAAAGAAACCGAAAGTGGCGCGGAAGGGCGGGCCTGTAAGGGGTGGGGTCTGTAGGGGGAGGAGCCTTCGGCCGACCACGCCCCCAAGCCAGTTTAAAAGACTGGTGCAGGGGCGGGCGCGCAGCAGACAGAGCTGCGGCCGTGGCACCTGCACGGCTCCTGGCCCTGGAGCATGCGCGAGAGCAGCCCCGGAGACCCTAGCCGCCCCGCTTGcggcgccccgcgccccgccgccAGGTGAGCGGGGCAGTGGGCTAGGAagcgggagggagaggggaggaaagcaCAGGACAGCCGGGTGTCTGGGCGGCCTCGGGGGCTGCGTGGTGGGGTCGCGGCCGCCACGCTCCTGGCCCCCTCTGGCCCCACCCTGGCCGACCCCGCGCGTGGGGTTCCCGCAGCGCAGCTTTTCTCCTGCCTTTCCCCAATTCGCCCGGACAAGGCGCCAATTCCCGGCCTGGCCAGGAGGCGGCGGTCGCGGGGCGGTGAGCCGAGGGCCGGTTGGCCGGAATCGGGGCAGGCTTCTCCCCGGCACCTCTCCACGCCCCCTTCTTGTACCCAAACTCGGAGCGACTCGGGGGCTGCACTCCGCTCCACCGAGCTCCCACCCGCCTTGAAGTGCTCCGCGAGCGGGGAagcccattttctagatgagccCACTGAGGCTCAAAGGGCCGCGCGGACTTGGTCTTGAGCCCTCGGCCCTTTAGGAGCGGCTCACCCCAGGGCCCCACCCCTCCCAAGTTGCCTCGCGGGCCCTCacctgcccagccccacccagactCCCTGCTCACAGCCTGTCTCCCTCATCAGCGCACCCCCGGACGCTATGGCCCACCCCTCCGGCCGGCCCCGCGTGTAGGATGGTAGCACACAACCAGGTGGCAGCCGACAATGCAATCTCCACGGCAGCAGAGCCCCGACGGCGGCCAgagccttcctcctcctcctcctcttcttcctcctcctcgccCGCTGCCCCGGCGCGCCCGCGGCCCTGCCCGGCTGCCCCGGCTCCGACCCCGGGCGACACGCACTTCCGCACGTTCCGCTCGCACGCCGAGTACCGGCGCATCACCCGGGCCAGCGCGCTCCTGGACGCCTGCGGCTTCTACTGGGGACCCCTGAGCGTGCACGGGGCGCACGAGCGGCTGCGCGCCGAGCCCGTGGGCACCTTTCTGGTGCGCGACAGCCGCCAGCGGAACTGCTTTTTCGCCCTCAGCGTGAAGATGGCCTCGGGCCCCACGAGCATCCGCGTGCACTTCCAGGCCGGCCGCTTCCACCTGGACGGCAGCCGCGAGAGCTTCGACTGCCTCTTCGAGCTGCTGGAGCACTACGTGGCGGCGCCGCCCCGCATGCTGGGGGCCCCGCTGCGCCAGCGCCGTGTGCGGCCGCTTCAGGAGCTGTGCCGCCAGCGCATTGTGGCCACCGTGGGCCGCGAGAACCTGGCGCGCATCCCCCTCAACCCCGTCCTCCGGGACTACTTGAGCTCCTTCCCCTTCCAGATCTGACCGGCCGCGCACGCAGCATTAACTGGGGCGccttattattttctattattattatttccctgGAACCACGTGGGTGCCCTCTCCGCCTGGGTTGGAGGGAGAGGGTGTAGGGGGCGAGGCGCCTTCTGCCCTGGGTTGGAGACAAGGCCGcagacccctccccacctcttggGGGGTGCCCCCTCCCGGTGCTCCCTCTGGGTCCCCCTGGTTGTCGTAGCAGCTTAACTTAATTGTATCTGGGGCCAGGACCTGAACTCGTACCTCCTACCTCTTCATGTTTACATATACCCAGTATCTTTGCACaaaccaggggttgggggagggtctctggctttatttttctgctgtGCAGaatcctattttatattttttaccacCAGTTTAGGTAATAAACTTTattatgaaagttttttttttttaagaaaaaaggttTCTAGAGCGTGTGCTTTGGGCAAAGGTTTTCCATGGTTCTGAGTGGGTCCAGGTTCCTAAGACTGACCCGTGTGGCCGAAGATGGTGTATGGCCCGTGTTCTGTGGCTGGGAACCCTGCATGGCTCCACCCTCAGCTCTCAGGGGTAGACGAGCCGCTGGTCTAGGTTTGGTATTATGTGTAAAATGGCAGCTCATGTTTGAGCACTtaatgtgtgccaggccctgttctgtgCTTTACATGCTTAAATTTACTTAATCTATAAAGACAACCCTATGAAGCAAggctcttatccccattttacagaagagaaaactgaggtgggGTAAATTTGCCTgtggccattctttttttttttttttttttttttgtggccattCTTATGTCAGAGAAAGTACTGGGGCCTTTTTTGGCTGTCCTCCCAGAAATCTGTTTGAATGGATGACAGAGAGGAAACTTCTTTCATTCTATGACCACAACTTTTTCCAGgaagagggtgggggtgggggcttgtTGAGTTTTTGGAAGGAGGCATGGCACATTCTGAAACTCAGCATATAGGAAGGCATCTTTTATATGGGATGGGGATACAGGGTTGGGTCTGAACTTCCTTCTTCCCGCCCTGTTCTGTCTTGTGTACTTTTTGGTGAACACACAACTTGGAGCCAGAAAGATGCTCTGTGGTCTGTGGTGTCAGAAGGGCCCTGTTGGCAGCTTTGGGCAATTCCCTTTACCTCTCGGGGCCTCAGCGACTACCTCTAAAATGGGCTTGCTGGAAGAGGTGCTTTGCTGTAACCCTCAGCAGTAGGCACTGATGCAAAGGGGACGGAGGCGGTGATGTTTTCTGGAGCTTGGGCCGGCCAGCATCACCAGAGAGTGCCCAGGAAACGGGTTTTATGGCTACGCCTTGTATCTGTGGCCGGTCTGCTGGCCACTCAGGGCTGTGTTGCTGCACCCGGTGAATCGAGTCATTTTCAGGTTTAGGGTTAAACGGCTTTACAGACACATTTTTAGAGGTCAGAATGGCCCTCTGCAGCCTTGGACATGCTTATAATGGAGTGTCCTAATATTTAATAATACCTTTCAGACTTGAAAGTGCAGCATAAAATTAACTTCATAGTTGGAGAGCTGGAGCGGCCCAGGCTTGTCTTAGGGATTAAATAGGTTCCAGACCTCAAGGTTAAGAATGACCAGGAGAGATTTTGTATCTCAGAGAGCTTTGGCAATTCCATCCTTTAAtgaagtggggtgggaggaaaggagGTGATGTCTGTGTGCCTCCAAGGAAtcactgctttttcttctttgaaccatCTCCCTGCCCTTTGTTCTCTACTGTGTGGACCAACTCCTGTCCTTGTTCTGACTTTCCTGTCTCCTACCCAGCTTGGGCAGTGCCGAGAGAAACCCAAGAAAGCAGTGCTTGCACATACGGCAAACACTTATGAGCGCTTACTGTATGCTGGGCCCTGTGCTACCTTGTTTAAGCCGCACAACCAGCCTGTGAGTTAGCAACctctcccccattttacagatgggaaaactgaggctcagagaggcaaagtagGGCATACAGCAAGTGGTGGAGCCAGATTTTCAAACTTAGTACTGCTTCAGAGGCTGGGTACCACTAGGCAACACAGCCTCCCACAAGGGCCTAATGGttgcaataataataacagtagcaGCTGCTAACATTTATATATAGCATCACTGGGCAGGTACCATTCCGAGCACTTAGTTACCTATGTTAAGCATTCAACCTTCACCCGAGCCTTAGGATTTAGGTACTATTAacatgcccattttgcagatgaggaaacaggtccTCATCTAAAGAGGGACGAATCGCAGTTAGTTTACAATATTTCCAgggttttttcctcctttcaaaaAAAGCTTAAATATCACATCTTCATTGTACAAACTCATACACAGACCCATTCCCCTTAGCAAAACAGCTAAGACTAAAGCTCCTCTAATCACACTTCCCAGAGCTGGCCCCTTCTCTTTgtgagtcatttttaaaaaagctataccggacttccctggtggtgcagtggttaagaatctggctgccaatgcagggggcatgggttcaagccctggtccaggaagactccacatgccacagagcaactaagcccatgcaccacaactactgcgcctgcgctctagagcctgcaagccacaactactgagcctgcatgccacaactactgaagcccgtgcgcctagagcccatgctccccaacaagagaagccaccacaatgagaagcccgcgcactgcaacgaagagtagcccccgctcgctgcaactaaagaaagcccgcgtgcagcaacgaagacccaatgcagccaaaaaaaaaaaaagctatattaaCACACATACTGTGACCTAAAGTGAACTAGAAGCCCCCCAGGAGCTGCACTCCAGGCCCTGAGTGACAGATCTCCGGCATACACCAGTGCAGACACACTGCAGAgcaggagggcggggaggggggcagcgCACGCTGTGTGGCTTCCCCGTGGTGCAGGTTCTCTCAAACCTCAGCTTCATGATTCAGCAGTGCTGACGTCAATTTACAAGAATAAAAAGTGAGAGGAgggttggtgtgtgtgtggaactgggctgggggcccaggagcGGCTGAGCTGGGCAGTGGAGGGCAAACAGGATGGAAAAGGGGCAGCTCTTTAGAACGGTGGGGACTGCGTGCGGGTGTGGGAACAACCTCTGACCTGCATCAAAGCCATTCCAGAGCTGGGGACGCTgctccccattttagagatgaggaaacgggGGCTCAGAGAAGTATAGTCACttactcagggtcacacagctcaaCAGTGATAACCAAGACTTGCACCAGGTCCACCCCACTCTCAAGGCAATTGGTTTCCTCAAGAGTGgaggaggcaagagggaggaacCCTGTGAAGATGCATATTCCCAGGCCTCACCTCAGCCTGCCTGATCCTCCCAACTTTATGAGTGGAACTGTTACTGTCCCCCAGTCAGGAAGTGGAGAGCTGAGCCTCTTCCTGAGGTGATGCACATAAGGCATttagcccagagcctggcaaATATGTCTCTGAATGATGTGGTATCCAATAAATGATAATGAGGTTCATATAACAAAGATTCACTGAGCACCAGCTATATTCCAGGCATTACTCTAAGCCCAAAGGATACAGGAATGGACAAAATTGAGGGAGTCCAGTCCCTGCTCTCGTGGAGTTCACATTCAGGGCCTCAGACAGTAACTAAATATGAAACTAAAGGCACGAGAACAAACCAAGGAGTGACAGTACTCAGATGGAAACTCGACAAGGTGGTTGGACAGTGGGTGGGGCTATTTTAGAAAGAAGGTCAGGAAGGCTCCTCTAAGGTGACACTGAAATTGTGCCTGGAATGACAGGTCAGCGCCAGCCTGGGAGGCAggcattctgggcagagggaacagcaagtgcaaaggccgtCAGCTGGGAGCAAGTTCAGCCCGTTCCAGTCGCTGGCTGAGCTGGAGGGGAGATGATGGAGTGAAGGCCAGCGGCAGGACATGAGGTGGAATGGGCGGACAGTGGGCGGAGCCACTAGTAAGGAGTGTGTATGTGAAGTGTGATGGGGAGCCTGGGCATGACCTGATCTCATCTGTGCTGGGACCAGGTCCTCTGACTCCTAGGTAGAGGTGCACCAAGGCAGGGGGGCTTGGGGAGAAGGTCTTAGGCTTCTTGCCTTGTTATGTGTGTATTtggggattggggtggggggtgtcatTCTTGGTCAGACCCCTCAACGCCTCAGCTTAAGCCAATCAAGCCACAAAGAGGCAGGGACAGCCACGGGACCTACCTGGTCCAATGCTGAGACCAAGTATGGGCCAGGCCTGGTGTGGCCAGCCCTGGGGCCGGCATCAGTCAGAAACCTCATTTATTATCAGACCCCAAGCCTAGGTCTGAACAAAGCCCCAGGGCATAGCCCCCCAGACTCCAGTGAGGGGCTTCTTGGAGCAGTGCTCACCTGTGCAGGGCGGAGCTGGCCTCAACTTTGGGGAAGGACACACAGGACCTGAAAGGAGGTGGATTGGGCCTGACACAGGGTGGGTGCGGCCACCTGGAGGCTTGCTTTGCATCCCCCTCACCTGGTGTCTACTCCCATCATCCAGAGACTACCCAGGGCGAGGCTTCTAGGGAATAACATGGGCCTGGCCTGATTCTAGGGGGTCTCAAGGTCCCTTACAGAGAGGAGTGCAGTCTTCAACAAAGCAAATTCACAGCGGGACAACAGTGCCCAAGGTGGGCGCTCAACTGCCCCTCCCACCTGGTCCTGGCCCTCAGACAGCCCACAGGGGAAACAGGTTCCACGATCTACACGGGTTGTTTGGCCCCAGTACAACCGcctaccctccctcccacccgccccaaAACCACACACTCCATGTGAGGTCGGGCATCTCCAAGCCCCATCTCCAGTGGCTCCCCGCCGCGCTCAGAAGGCCCACCTCCCACGAGGACCCATGAGGCGGCAGGGTGTCCCTGCCCACGCGTCTGGCCTCAGCACTCACCTCACTCCCTCCCGCCAccgggcctttgcacatgctgttcccgcGCCTCCAGCAGTTTCAAGGTGAAGGGCTCATACAGGTACAAGTGCCGTAGCCCAAGGGCTCCGCACAGCTCCGGAGCTCCCAGGCCGCCACGTGCCGCGTGCTGATGACGTCACCACGCCGCCCTCCCCTGCCGCTGCCGCGGATCCCACCGGACGCGAACTCGTATCTGTCGGCGGCGGGCCTCGGCAATGCTCGGCTCTGTTCGGCGCTCGGCTCCCCAAAGCCTCTCCGAGCCGCCGCGGGATACCTGGCCCCTCTGGCCTCCGCGTGGTCCTAACGCCGCCCTGTGCGTGCTGCCCACTTGGAAGACCCCACGCCCTCcaacccccaccccgccacccgcCCAGAGAGGACGGTCGGGTCAAGGCCGTAATAGcgggccctccccgccccctctagCCTTAAGAAACCAAAAAGCGCTTCCACCGCATCCCAGTCCGCACCGAACCCTGCTGCCCCAACTCACACAGCCCTTAGATCCCGAACCccattttcctcacctggaaaTGAGATTAATCACTGTACCCACCCGATGGACGAAATTAAGTAAGAGGGTGCCTGTAAGGTGCTTAACACGTGATAGGTATCCAATAATTGGGACTGGCCTCTCTGCTTCCTGACTGTTGCATtgctgctattttaaaataatgcccaTTACTGAGCACCTAATGGGTGCTCATACTTCACCTAGGTTGCATCATAGGAGATGGGCTCAGAAAGGTGAAGGAATTGCCCCCCTAATGTGTAAATGGCAAAGCCAGAGTTCGACTCCAGGCGCTTGATGCCCAAGGTCATCATCTTACCCACTACAGTGCTCAAGCGTTCATGCGTTAATGTGCTTCTGACACTTAGGACCACCCTGGAAGATGTTCAGAGCCATAGAACCAGCCGGGGCTCAGAGCACCTCACTCGCCCGCCCTTTTCCCCCAGCACAGGCTGGGAAGCCAGGCAAGACAGTGGGCTGGTAACTTACCTGCAAGGCTGCATCAGAATTCAGCCTAGGAGAATGGCCAGGGCTGCTTGATCAGAAGGGACCCTGGGGGAGTAGCTCTGGGGCAGCCCTGGtagctggtggggggggggcatgaATGCAAATGAGGACGGGCAAGGACAGAGCCGGGAAGGTGATGTTCAGGGCTGGCCCCACCTGGGGACCTGCAGGGGCCTGTGTGATGACATACTCCCTTCCGTACCTCTCACACCTGGTGCAGCGGGAGGGGTATCCAGAGGCAGGAATGGAGAGGAGGGGGCAAGGCCTGGGTAAGTCCACCTTGGAGGGCCCCTCCCCACCAACATTTCACTGTGGGAGGCAGCACAGAGGGGCAGAAAGAGCTGGGACCCAGgccctgggtttgagtcctgactGTTAACAGTGTGACTGTAGTGGTGGccttatctataaaacaagaaTTAGACTCATTTAGACCCACTCTGCCTCTCTGCCTTGCTTGAGAAGGGTCATGAGGATCAAATGATTTACTAtaagtggaaataaaatggatCACCACCCAAATATAGGAACTGTAATAATTATTACTATCTTGCATCACACGGGCTGCACAGATGTATTTGAATCAGCACAGCCATGAAGCCAGACAG from Balaenoptera acutorostrata chromosome 15, mBalAcu1.1, whole genome shotgun sequence encodes the following:
- the SOCS1 gene encoding suppressor of cytokine signaling 1, whose protein sequence is MVAHNQVAADNAISTAAEPRRRPEPSSSSSSSSSSSPAAPARPRPCPAAPAPTPGDTHFRTFRSHAEYRRITRASALLDACGFYWGPLSVHGAHERLRAEPVGTFLVRDSRQRNCFFALSVKMASGPTSIRVHFQAGRFHLDGSRESFDCLFELLEHYVAAPPRMLGAPLRQRRVRPLQELCRQRIVATVGRENLARIPLNPVLRDYLSSFPFQI